The proteins below are encoded in one region of Clostridium estertheticum:
- a CDS encoding lipid II flippase Amj family protein, with product MSTQVIIVLILTIIISIISTLAYSVRIVGVRTGRIAVSFAVFNIFALVSRTANSVQAPLLAKTIESTIKTGNPQSLLSTFRWILFSTTIATIIGSALMPTFIKVFEKVVESFSINRSIPKLLMHAFSKSGIEQFKSSVTKPKKENFAQFKSFKMMPKKIILLNTIAFSISTVGVLASLYAGCLNPELRTTCSTLSAVINGSATILMVIFIDPFISILTDDVINGECSQLQFDRCIIFIVGGLIVGTILAQFLLIPAAQVISFIAKLI from the coding sequence GTTAGAATTGTTGGGGTAAGAACAGGAAGAATAGCGGTATCTTTTGCGGTATTTAATATTTTTGCTTTGGTTTCTAGAACTGCAAACAGCGTTCAAGCACCACTACTTGCTAAAACAATTGAAAGTACTATAAAAACAGGAAATCCTCAGAGTTTATTATCTACCTTTAGGTGGATACTATTTTCTACAACAATTGCAACAATTATTGGTTCAGCACTTATGCCAACATTTATAAAGGTTTTTGAAAAAGTAGTAGAATCATTTAGTATTAATCGTTCTATACCTAAATTATTAATGCATGCTTTTTCAAAATCAGGAATAGAGCAGTTCAAGAGTAGTGTTACAAAACCTAAAAAAGAGAATTTTGCACAATTTAAGAGTTTCAAAATGATGCCTAAAAAAATAATATTGCTTAATACTATAGCTTTTTCTATATCGACTGTTGGTGTTTTGGCATCATTGTATGCAGGATGTTTAAATCCAGAATTAAGAACCACATGTAGCACATTATCAGCTGTTATAAATGGCAGTGCAACAATACTTATGGTTATATTCATAGATCCATTTATATCAATTTTAACGGATGATGTAATAAATGGAGAATGTAGTCAATTGCAGTTTGATAGATGTATAATTTTTATTGTTGGGGGATTAATAGTGGGAACAATCTTAGCGCAGTTTTTATTAATTCCAGCAGCGCAGGTAATATCTTTTATAGCAAAATTAATTTAA
- the dcd gene encoding dCTP deaminase: MILSGKEIKKKLGKEIIIEPFNEEQLNPNSYNLRLHNELLVYDELTLDMKKENKVKELFIPKEGLVLEPGKLYLGRTVEYTGTNNYVPMLEGRSSIGRLGLFIHITAGFGDVGFQGFWTLEIFCVQPIKIYSGVEICQIYYHCIEGDYDEYTSGKYQNNEGVQPSLLYKDFER; the protein is encoded by the coding sequence ATGATTCTTTCTGGAAAAGAAATAAAGAAAAAGCTAGGTAAAGAAATTATAATTGAACCTTTTAATGAGGAACAACTTAATCCTAATAGTTATAATCTGAGGTTACATAATGAATTACTTGTTTATGATGAACTAACTTTGGATATGAAAAAAGAAAATAAGGTTAAAGAGCTTTTTATACCAAAAGAGGGACTAGTTTTGGAACCGGGAAAATTATATCTTGGAAGAACAGTTGAGTATACAGGAACAAATAACTATGTACCGATGCTCGAAGGTAGGTCTTCTATTGGGAGATTGGGGTTATTCATTCACATAACAGCAGGATTTGGTGACGTTGGTTTTCAAGGGTTTTGGACTCTAGAAATATTTTGTGTTCAACCAATAAAAATTTATTCGGGAGTTGAAATATGTCAGATATATTATCATTGTATCGAAGGTGATTATGATGAATATACGAGTGGAAAATATCAGAATAATGAGGGTGTTCAACCAAGCTTATTATACAAAGATTTTGAACGTTAA